The genomic stretch TGGCGATGGCGACCAGCGGCAGCACCACGTCGCACTTGCGGATGTTGTACTCGATCCACTCGCGATTGATGGTGATGTCGCCCTCGAAGAAATGCATGCGCGGGTGGTCGACCAGGTCGCCCAGGCGGTCCGTGTTCATGTCCATGCCGTAGACCTCCCACGGCGTGGTTTCCAGGATGCGACGCGTCAGGTGGTGGCCGATGAAGCCGTTGACGCCGAGAATCAGGACCTTTTTCATCGGTTTCCCTCGTTGGACTGTTCGGTATGGAGATGCCGGGCCAGCGCCTGCGGCGTGACGGCCGCGCCGTCCGCAGCCAATAGCCGCGTGACGATGACCAGGCCGCCGTCGCCGCACACGCCGACGACCTGGCCGTCACGCACCTGCAGGCCGGCAGGCGTGCCGGCGGGCATCGGCGGCACCGCGCCCGGCAGCGGCCGGCGCGCCTGCGCCACGATGAAGCGCTGCCCGCCGACTTCGGTGAACGCGCCGGGGTAGGGCGGCGCGACCGCGCGGATCAGGTTGTAGACCTCGGCGGCGGGGCGGCTCCAGTCGATGTGGCCGTCCTCGGGCTTGCGCCCCGAGTAATAGCTGCCTTCGGTCAGCCGGTTCGGGCGGCGCGGGGTCTGTCCCGCCATCATCGCGGGCAGCGCGCGCCACAGCGTCTGCTCGGCCGCAACGGTGACCTTGTCGAACACTTCGCCGGCGGTATCGTCGGGCAGGATCGGCACGGCGGTCTGGTCGACGATATCGCCCGCGTCCGGTTTGGCTTCCATCACGTGCAGCGTGGCGCCGGTCTCGGTCTCGCCGTGCAGCACCGCCCAGTTGACCGGCACGCGGCCGCGGTACTTCGGCAGCAGCGAGCCGTGCATGTTGAACGCGCCGCCCGGTGCCAGCGCCAGCACGCCGGCGGGGATCATGGCGCGATAGTAGAACGAGAAGATGACATCCGGGCGCGCATCGCGCACCGCCTGTGCGATGGCGGGATCGGCCGGGTCCTCGCCATAGAGGAACGGCACGCCCAGCTCGGCGGCGGTGTCGGCCACGCGGCGGAACCAGATGTTCTCGTCGGGCCGGTCGCGGTGGGTGATCACCAGCGCCACCTCCACGCCGCGCGCATGCAGCACGCGCAGGCAGCGCTCGCCGACATTGTGATAGGCAAAGACGACGGCGCGCATCACGGCTCCACGGTGCGGGCCGGATCGGCCTCGAGGATGGCCTTGATGCGGTAGCGCGGGCGGTCGCGCACTTCCTGGTAGATGCGGCCGACGTATTCGCCCAGCAGGCCCACGCCGAACAGCAGGATGCCGATCAGGAAGAAGTTCATGGCGAACAGCGTGAATACCCCCTGCACTTCGGAGCCAAGAACGAAGCGCCGCACCAGCAGCACCACGAACAGCACCCCCGACAGCAGCGACAGCAAGGTGCCGATGGCCGAGAACCACTGCAGCGGCACGATCGAGAAGCCGGTGACGAGGTCGAAATTCAGGCGGATCAGCT from Cupriavidus nantongensis encodes the following:
- a CDS encoding formyltransferase, with the translated sequence MRAVVFAYHNVGERCLRVLHARGVEVALVITHRDRPDENIWFRRVADTAAELGVPFLYGEDPADPAIAQAVRDARPDVIFSFYYRAMIPAGVLALAPGGAFNMHGSLLPKYRGRVPVNWAVLHGETETGATLHVMEAKPDAGDIVDQTAVPILPDDTAGEVFDKVTVAAEQTLWRALPAMMAGQTPRRPNRLTEGSYYSGRKPEDGHIDWSRPAAEVYNLIRAVAPPYPGAFTEVGGQRFIVAQARRPLPGAVPPMPAGTPAGLQVRDGQVVGVCGDGGLVIVTRLLAADGAAVTPQALARHLHTEQSNEGNR